A genomic region of Prionailurus viverrinus isolate Anna chromosome D4, UM_Priviv_1.0, whole genome shotgun sequence contains the following coding sequences:
- the LOC125150864 gene encoding hypoxanthine-guanine phosphoribosyltransferase-like encodes MATRSPSIVISDDESGYDLDLFCIPNHYAQDLEKVFIPHGLIMDRTERLARDVMKEMGNHHIVALCVLKGGYKFFADLLDYIKALNRNSDRSIPMTVDFIRLKSYCNDQSTGDIKVIGGDDLSTLTGKNVLIVEDIIDTGKTMQTLLSLVKQYNPKMVRVASLLVKRTPRSVGYRPDFVGFEIPDKFVVGYALDYNEYFRDLNHVCVISETGKAKYKA; translated from the coding sequence ATGGCAACGCGGAGCCCCAGCATTGTGATTAGTGATGATGAATCAGGTTATGACCTAGATTTATTTTGTATACCTAATCATTATGCTCAGGATTTGGAAAAGGTGTTTATTCCTCATGGATTAATTATGGACAGGACGGAACGGCTTGCACGAGATGTGATGAAGGAGATGGGAAACCATCACATCGTAGCCCTCTGTGTGCTCAAGGGGGGCTATAAATTCTTTGCTGACCTGCTGGATTACATTAAAGCACTGAACAGAAATAGTGACAGATCCATTCCTATGACTGTAGATTTCATTAGACTGAAAAGCTACTGTAATGACCAGTCAACAGGGGATATAAAAGTAATTGGTGGAGATGATCTCTCAACTTTAACTGGAAAGAATGTCTTGATTGTTGAAGATATAATTGACACTGGCAAAACAATGCAAACCTTGCTTTCCTTGGTCAAGCAGTATAATCCAAAGATGGTCAGGGTTGCAAGCTTGCTGGTGAAAAGGACTCCTCGAAGTGTTGGATACAGACCAGACTTTGTTGGATTTGAAATTCCAGACAAGTTTGTTGTAGGTTATGCCCTTGACTATAATGAATATTTCAGGGATTTGAATCATGTTTGTGTCATTAGTGAAACtggaaaagcaaaatacaaagcCTAA